One Glycine max cultivar Williams 82 chromosome 3, Glycine_max_v4.0, whole genome shotgun sequence DNA window includes the following coding sequences:
- the LOC100791786 gene encoding WD repeat-containing protein 48 isoform X2, which produces MHRVGSASNGNNSTRSRKEKRITYVLNDSDDTKHCAGINCLALLTSAASDGSDYLFTGSRDGRLKRWALAVDRATCSATFESHVDWVNDAVVVGDSTLVSCSSDTTLKTWNALSFGTCTRTLRQHSDYVTCLAAAGKNSNIVASGGLGGEVFIWDIEAALTPVSKCNDATVDESSNGINGSGNVLPLTSLRPINSSNNMSMHTTQTQGYIPIAAKGHKDSVYALAMNESGTILVSGGTEKVVRVWDARSGSKTLKLRGHTDNIRALLLDSSGRYCLSGSSDSMIRLWDIGQQRCVHSYAVHTDSVWALASTPTFSHVYSGGRDFSLYLTDLQTRESSLLCTGEHPILQLALHDDSIWIASTDSSVHRWPAEGYDPQKIFQRGNSFLAGNLSFSRARVSIEGSTPVPVYKEPILTILGTPAIVQHEVLNNKRHVLTKDASGSVKLWEITKGVVIEDYGKVLFEEKKEELFEMVSIPAWFTVDTRLGSLSVHLDTPQCFSAEMYSADLNVVGKPEDDKINLARETLKGLLAHWLRKRKQRMGSPAPANGELLSGKDISSRSLAHSRIEVDGSSENDAMVYPPFEFSVTSPPSIITEGTHGGPWRKKITDLNGTKDEKDFPWWCLDCVLNNRLPPRENTKCSFYLQPCEGSSVQILTQGKLSAPRILRVHKVINYVIEKMVLDKPLDSLSGDGSFAPGLTGSQSQLQAVGDGSFRSGFKPWQKLRPSIEILCNNQVLSPEMSLATVRAYIWKKSDDLVLNYQLLQSR; this is translated from the exons ATGCACCGCGTGGGTAGCGCGAGTAACGGAAACAATTCAACTCGCTCTCGCAAGGAGAAGAGAATAACCTACGTGTTGAATGATTCTGACgacacaaag CATTGTGCAGGCATAAATTGTCTGGCTCTACTTACATCTGCTGCATCTGATGGGTCTGATTATCTCTTCACTGGGAGCCGTGATGGCAGGTTAAAACGATGGGCACTAGCTGTGGATAGAGCAACATGCTCGGCTACCTTTGAATCTCATGTTGATTGG GTTAATGATGCTGTTGTTGTAGGTGATAGTACACTTGTTTCTTGTTCTTCAGATACAACCCTTAAG acATGGAATGCCTTGTCCTTTGGAACCTGTACTAGGACACTCCGACAACACTCTGACTATGTTACTTGCCTTGCAGCAGCAGGAAAAAAT AGCAATATTGTTGCCTCTGGTGGCCTTGGCGGGGAGGTTTTTATATGGGATATCGAGGCTGCCCTCACTCCAGTCTCTAAGTGCAATGATGCTACAGTTGATGAATCTTCAAATGGTATCAATGGTTCTGGCAACGTACTACCATTGACAAGCTTGCGTCCTATTAACTCGAGCAACAATATGTCCATGCACACTACTCAAACTCAGGGATACATTCCAATTGCTGCCAAAGGCCATAAAGATTCTGTTTATGCATTGGCTATGAATGAAAGTGGAACAATTCTTGTCTCCGGTGGCACAGAAAAG GTTGTGCGTGTCTGGGATGCAAGGTCAGGATCAAAGACTCTAAAGCTTAGAGGACATACAGATAACATCAGGGCTCTGCTTCTGGATTCTAGTGGCAG ATATTGTTTATCAGGATCTTCAGACTCTATGATAAG GCTTTGGGATATAGGTCAGCAGAGATGTGTGCATTCTTATGCAGTTCATACAGATTCTGTTTGGGCACTTGCCAGCACCCCAACATTTAGTCATGTTTATAGTGGAGGGAGAGACTTTTCA TTATACTTGACAGATTTGCAAACTAGAGAGAGCAGTTTGCTTTGCACAGGCGAGCACCCTATTCTTCAGTTGGCTTTGCATGATGATAGCATATGGATTGCATCAACAGACTCTTCAGTTCATAGATGGCCAGCTGAAGGATACGACCCACAAAAGATTTTCCAGAGAGGCAATTCTTTTTTAGCTGGAAACTTGTCCTTTTCAAGAGCAAGAGTGTCAATAGAAGGATCTACCCCT GTTCCTGTATATAAAGAACCTATCTTAACTATCTTGGGTACACCTGCAATAGTACAACATGAAGTTTTGAATAATAAGAGACATGTGCTGACGAAG GATGCATCTGGTTCAGTGAAGCTGTGGGAGATTACGAAAGGCGTTGTGATTGAAGATTACGGAAAG GTTTTATTTGAGGAGAAAAAGGAAGAGCTATTTGAGATG GTTAGCATTCCTGCATGGTTCACAGTGGATACCAGGCTTGGAAGCTTGTCAGTCCATTTGGACACTCCCCAATGTTTCTCTGCGGAGATGTATTCGGCAGATCTTAACGTTGTAGGCAAGCCTGAAGATGATAAG ATTAATTTGGCTCGAGAAACCCTTAAAGGGCTACTGGCTCATTGGTTGAGAAAACGAAAGCAAAGAATGGGATCCCCAGCTCCAGCTAATGGGGAGTTATTATCTGGAAAGGATATTTCTTCTAGGAGTCTTGCCCATTCTAGAATTGAGGTTGATGGTAGTTCTGAGAATGATGCTATGGTTTATCCTCCGTTTGAATTCTCAGTTACTTCCCCTCCTTCCATTATTACTGAGGGCACTCATGGAGGTCcgtggagaaaaaaaattactgattTAAATGGAACCAAGGATGAGAAAGACTTCCCCTGGTGGTGCCTGGACTGTGTTTTGAATAATCGGTTACCTCCCAGAGAAAATACTAA ATGCAGTTTCTATTTGCAACCATGTGAAGGCTCTTCAGTCCAGATCCTCACACAAGGGAAGCTAAGTGCCCCACGTATATTAAGAGTTCACAAA GTTATTAATTATGTAATAGAGAAGATGGTGCTTGACAAACCTTTGGATAGTTTAAGTGGTGATGGTAGTTTTGCCCCTGGACTTACTGGATCACAGTCACAGCTTCAAGCAGTTGGGGATGGATCTTTTCGATCTGGATTTAAGCCTTGGCAAAAGCTTAGACCTTCTATTGAAATATTGTGCAACAACCAG GTGCTGTCTCCTGAAATGAGCTTAGCCACTGTGCGAGCTTATATATGGAAGAAATCAGATGACTTGGTTTTAAATTACCAACTACTTCAAAGCAGGTGA
- the LOC100791786 gene encoding WD repeat-containing protein 48 isoform X3 — MYFTVSAMHRVGSASNGNNSTRSRKEKRITYVLNDSDDTKHCAGINCLALLTSAASDGSDYLFTGSRDGRLKRWALAVDRATCSATFESHVDWVNDAVVVGDSTLVSCSSDTTLKTWNALSFGTCTRTLRQHSDYVTCLAAAGKNSNIVASGGLGGEVFIWDIEAALTPVSKCNDATVDESSNGINGSGNVLPLTSLRPINSSNNMSMHTTQTQGYIPIAAKGHKDSVYALAMNESGTILVSGGTEKVVRVWDARSGSKTLKLRGHTDNIRALLLDSSGRYCLSGSSDSMIRLWDIGQQRCVHSYAVHTDSVWALASTPTFSHVYSGGRDFSLYLTDLQTRESSLLCTGEHPILQLALHDDSIWIASTDSSVHRWPAEGYDPQKIFQRGNSFLAGNLSFSRARVSIEGSTPVPVYKEPILTILGTPAIVQHEVLNNKRHVLTKDASGSVKLWEITKGVVIEDYGKVLFEEKKEELFEMVSIPAWFTVDTRLGSLSVHLDTPQCFSAEMYSADLNVVGKPEDDKINLARETLKGLLAHWLRKRKQRMGSPAPANGELLSGKDISSRSLAHSRIEVDGSSENDAMVYPPFEFSVTSPPSIITEGTHGGPWRKKITDLNGTKDEKDFPWWCLDCVLNNRLPPRENTKCSFYLQPCEGSSVQILTQGKLSAPRILRVHKVLSPEMSLATVRAYIWKKSDDLVLNYQLLQSR; from the exons ATGTACTTCACAGTTTCGGCAATGCACCGCGTGGGTAGCGCGAGTAACGGAAACAATTCAACTCGCTCTCGCAAGGAGAAGAGAATAACCTACGTGTTGAATGATTCTGACgacacaaag CATTGTGCAGGCATAAATTGTCTGGCTCTACTTACATCTGCTGCATCTGATGGGTCTGATTATCTCTTCACTGGGAGCCGTGATGGCAGGTTAAAACGATGGGCACTAGCTGTGGATAGAGCAACATGCTCGGCTACCTTTGAATCTCATGTTGATTGG GTTAATGATGCTGTTGTTGTAGGTGATAGTACACTTGTTTCTTGTTCTTCAGATACAACCCTTAAG acATGGAATGCCTTGTCCTTTGGAACCTGTACTAGGACACTCCGACAACACTCTGACTATGTTACTTGCCTTGCAGCAGCAGGAAAAAAT AGCAATATTGTTGCCTCTGGTGGCCTTGGCGGGGAGGTTTTTATATGGGATATCGAGGCTGCCCTCACTCCAGTCTCTAAGTGCAATGATGCTACAGTTGATGAATCTTCAAATGGTATCAATGGTTCTGGCAACGTACTACCATTGACAAGCTTGCGTCCTATTAACTCGAGCAACAATATGTCCATGCACACTACTCAAACTCAGGGATACATTCCAATTGCTGCCAAAGGCCATAAAGATTCTGTTTATGCATTGGCTATGAATGAAAGTGGAACAATTCTTGTCTCCGGTGGCACAGAAAAG GTTGTGCGTGTCTGGGATGCAAGGTCAGGATCAAAGACTCTAAAGCTTAGAGGACATACAGATAACATCAGGGCTCTGCTTCTGGATTCTAGTGGCAG ATATTGTTTATCAGGATCTTCAGACTCTATGATAAG GCTTTGGGATATAGGTCAGCAGAGATGTGTGCATTCTTATGCAGTTCATACAGATTCTGTTTGGGCACTTGCCAGCACCCCAACATTTAGTCATGTTTATAGTGGAGGGAGAGACTTTTCA TTATACTTGACAGATTTGCAAACTAGAGAGAGCAGTTTGCTTTGCACAGGCGAGCACCCTATTCTTCAGTTGGCTTTGCATGATGATAGCATATGGATTGCATCAACAGACTCTTCAGTTCATAGATGGCCAGCTGAAGGATACGACCCACAAAAGATTTTCCAGAGAGGCAATTCTTTTTTAGCTGGAAACTTGTCCTTTTCAAGAGCAAGAGTGTCAATAGAAGGATCTACCCCT GTTCCTGTATATAAAGAACCTATCTTAACTATCTTGGGTACACCTGCAATAGTACAACATGAAGTTTTGAATAATAAGAGACATGTGCTGACGAAG GATGCATCTGGTTCAGTGAAGCTGTGGGAGATTACGAAAGGCGTTGTGATTGAAGATTACGGAAAG GTTTTATTTGAGGAGAAAAAGGAAGAGCTATTTGAGATG GTTAGCATTCCTGCATGGTTCACAGTGGATACCAGGCTTGGAAGCTTGTCAGTCCATTTGGACACTCCCCAATGTTTCTCTGCGGAGATGTATTCGGCAGATCTTAACGTTGTAGGCAAGCCTGAAGATGATAAG ATTAATTTGGCTCGAGAAACCCTTAAAGGGCTACTGGCTCATTGGTTGAGAAAACGAAAGCAAAGAATGGGATCCCCAGCTCCAGCTAATGGGGAGTTATTATCTGGAAAGGATATTTCTTCTAGGAGTCTTGCCCATTCTAGAATTGAGGTTGATGGTAGTTCTGAGAATGATGCTATGGTTTATCCTCCGTTTGAATTCTCAGTTACTTCCCCTCCTTCCATTATTACTGAGGGCACTCATGGAGGTCcgtggagaaaaaaaattactgattTAAATGGAACCAAGGATGAGAAAGACTTCCCCTGGTGGTGCCTGGACTGTGTTTTGAATAATCGGTTACCTCCCAGAGAAAATACTAA ATGCAGTTTCTATTTGCAACCATGTGAAGGCTCTTCAGTCCAGATCCTCACACAAGGGAAGCTAAGTGCCCCACGTATATTAAGAGTTCACAAA GTGCTGTCTCCTGAAATGAGCTTAGCCACTGTGCGAGCTTATATATGGAAGAAATCAGATGACTTGGTTTTAAATTACCAACTACTTCAAAGCAGGTGA
- the LOC100791786 gene encoding WD repeat-containing protein 48 isoform X1: MYFTVSAMHRVGSASNGNNSTRSRKEKRITYVLNDSDDTKHCAGINCLALLTSAASDGSDYLFTGSRDGRLKRWALAVDRATCSATFESHVDWVNDAVVVGDSTLVSCSSDTTLKTWNALSFGTCTRTLRQHSDYVTCLAAAGKNSNIVASGGLGGEVFIWDIEAALTPVSKCNDATVDESSNGINGSGNVLPLTSLRPINSSNNMSMHTTQTQGYIPIAAKGHKDSVYALAMNESGTILVSGGTEKVVRVWDARSGSKTLKLRGHTDNIRALLLDSSGRYCLSGSSDSMIRLWDIGQQRCVHSYAVHTDSVWALASTPTFSHVYSGGRDFSLYLTDLQTRESSLLCTGEHPILQLALHDDSIWIASTDSSVHRWPAEGYDPQKIFQRGNSFLAGNLSFSRARVSIEGSTPVPVYKEPILTILGTPAIVQHEVLNNKRHVLTKDASGSVKLWEITKGVVIEDYGKVLFEEKKEELFEMVSIPAWFTVDTRLGSLSVHLDTPQCFSAEMYSADLNVVGKPEDDKINLARETLKGLLAHWLRKRKQRMGSPAPANGELLSGKDISSRSLAHSRIEVDGSSENDAMVYPPFEFSVTSPPSIITEGTHGGPWRKKITDLNGTKDEKDFPWWCLDCVLNNRLPPRENTKCSFYLQPCEGSSVQILTQGKLSAPRILRVHKVINYVIEKMVLDKPLDSLSGDGSFAPGLTGSQSQLQAVGDGSFRSGFKPWQKLRPSIEILCNNQVLSPEMSLATVRAYIWKKSDDLVLNYQLLQSR; this comes from the exons ATGTACTTCACAGTTTCGGCAATGCACCGCGTGGGTAGCGCGAGTAACGGAAACAATTCAACTCGCTCTCGCAAGGAGAAGAGAATAACCTACGTGTTGAATGATTCTGACgacacaaag CATTGTGCAGGCATAAATTGTCTGGCTCTACTTACATCTGCTGCATCTGATGGGTCTGATTATCTCTTCACTGGGAGCCGTGATGGCAGGTTAAAACGATGGGCACTAGCTGTGGATAGAGCAACATGCTCGGCTACCTTTGAATCTCATGTTGATTGG GTTAATGATGCTGTTGTTGTAGGTGATAGTACACTTGTTTCTTGTTCTTCAGATACAACCCTTAAG acATGGAATGCCTTGTCCTTTGGAACCTGTACTAGGACACTCCGACAACACTCTGACTATGTTACTTGCCTTGCAGCAGCAGGAAAAAAT AGCAATATTGTTGCCTCTGGTGGCCTTGGCGGGGAGGTTTTTATATGGGATATCGAGGCTGCCCTCACTCCAGTCTCTAAGTGCAATGATGCTACAGTTGATGAATCTTCAAATGGTATCAATGGTTCTGGCAACGTACTACCATTGACAAGCTTGCGTCCTATTAACTCGAGCAACAATATGTCCATGCACACTACTCAAACTCAGGGATACATTCCAATTGCTGCCAAAGGCCATAAAGATTCTGTTTATGCATTGGCTATGAATGAAAGTGGAACAATTCTTGTCTCCGGTGGCACAGAAAAG GTTGTGCGTGTCTGGGATGCAAGGTCAGGATCAAAGACTCTAAAGCTTAGAGGACATACAGATAACATCAGGGCTCTGCTTCTGGATTCTAGTGGCAG ATATTGTTTATCAGGATCTTCAGACTCTATGATAAG GCTTTGGGATATAGGTCAGCAGAGATGTGTGCATTCTTATGCAGTTCATACAGATTCTGTTTGGGCACTTGCCAGCACCCCAACATTTAGTCATGTTTATAGTGGAGGGAGAGACTTTTCA TTATACTTGACAGATTTGCAAACTAGAGAGAGCAGTTTGCTTTGCACAGGCGAGCACCCTATTCTTCAGTTGGCTTTGCATGATGATAGCATATGGATTGCATCAACAGACTCTTCAGTTCATAGATGGCCAGCTGAAGGATACGACCCACAAAAGATTTTCCAGAGAGGCAATTCTTTTTTAGCTGGAAACTTGTCCTTTTCAAGAGCAAGAGTGTCAATAGAAGGATCTACCCCT GTTCCTGTATATAAAGAACCTATCTTAACTATCTTGGGTACACCTGCAATAGTACAACATGAAGTTTTGAATAATAAGAGACATGTGCTGACGAAG GATGCATCTGGTTCAGTGAAGCTGTGGGAGATTACGAAAGGCGTTGTGATTGAAGATTACGGAAAG GTTTTATTTGAGGAGAAAAAGGAAGAGCTATTTGAGATG GTTAGCATTCCTGCATGGTTCACAGTGGATACCAGGCTTGGAAGCTTGTCAGTCCATTTGGACACTCCCCAATGTTTCTCTGCGGAGATGTATTCGGCAGATCTTAACGTTGTAGGCAAGCCTGAAGATGATAAG ATTAATTTGGCTCGAGAAACCCTTAAAGGGCTACTGGCTCATTGGTTGAGAAAACGAAAGCAAAGAATGGGATCCCCAGCTCCAGCTAATGGGGAGTTATTATCTGGAAAGGATATTTCTTCTAGGAGTCTTGCCCATTCTAGAATTGAGGTTGATGGTAGTTCTGAGAATGATGCTATGGTTTATCCTCCGTTTGAATTCTCAGTTACTTCCCCTCCTTCCATTATTACTGAGGGCACTCATGGAGGTCcgtggagaaaaaaaattactgattTAAATGGAACCAAGGATGAGAAAGACTTCCCCTGGTGGTGCCTGGACTGTGTTTTGAATAATCGGTTACCTCCCAGAGAAAATACTAA ATGCAGTTTCTATTTGCAACCATGTGAAGGCTCTTCAGTCCAGATCCTCACACAAGGGAAGCTAAGTGCCCCACGTATATTAAGAGTTCACAAA GTTATTAATTATGTAATAGAGAAGATGGTGCTTGACAAACCTTTGGATAGTTTAAGTGGTGATGGTAGTTTTGCCCCTGGACTTACTGGATCACAGTCACAGCTTCAAGCAGTTGGGGATGGATCTTTTCGATCTGGATTTAAGCCTTGGCAAAAGCTTAGACCTTCTATTGAAATATTGTGCAACAACCAG GTGCTGTCTCCTGAAATGAGCTTAGCCACTGTGCGAGCTTATATATGGAAGAAATCAGATGACTTGGTTTTAAATTACCAACTACTTCAAAGCAGGTGA
- the LOC100792311 gene encoding uncharacterized protein isoform X1, producing MPSLRILNKICYSINQNCKYKYRTISSTAQLQGSWMEKVKNVITGQKSTPQSQGDASQVTSDSFTLLRFADEMKNAKRIGAFKEFMAGRSSEATFSSAFDKYEAIIRSLGALDPTGENLPTAQKQEAAKHCNCTIADVEDALAKFTWAKEAQKKIQKLKEEGKPMPKSFAEVQKLVGSTPLDLARSNLAQAGLISRNALCPCGSKKRYKRCCGND from the exons ATGCCTTCTCTTCGCATCCTAAACAAAATTTGTTATTCGATAAACCAAAATTGCAAGTACAAGTACCGAACAATCTCCTCCACGGCACAGTTGCAGGGTTCATGGATGGAGAAGGTCAAAAACGTCATCACGGGCCAAAAGAGCACGCCCCAGTCCCAGGGAGACGCTTCCCAAGTCACCTCCGATTCATTCACTTTGCTCC GTTTTGCGGACGAAATGAAGAATGCAAAGAGAATAGGCGCGTTTAAGGAGTTCATGGCTGGGCGAAGCAGCGAAGCCACTTTTTCCTCCGCCTTCGACAAATACGAAGCCATAATTCGATCTCTCGGTGCTTTGGACCCCACTGGAGAG AATCTCCCGACAGCTCAGAAACAAGAAGCGGCAAAACATTGTAATTGCACGATTGCTGATGTGGAGGATGCACTTGCCAAGTTTACTTGGGCCAAGGAAGCACAGAAGAAGATACAGAAgctaaaagaagaaggaaaaccaATGCCCAAAAGCTTTGCTGAA GTCCAAAAGCTAGTTGGTTCAACTCCATTGGATCTTGCAAGGTCTAATTTGGCCCAAGCTGGACTAATTAGCAGGAACGCACTTTGTCCATGTGGTTCAAAGAAGAGATACAAAAG gTGCTGCGGAAATGACTGA
- the LOC100792311 gene encoding uncharacterized protein isoform X2, whose translation MPSLRILNKICYSINQNCKYKYRTISSTAQLQGSWMEKVKNVITGQKSTPQSQGDASQVTSDSFTLLRFADEMKNAKRIGAFKEFMAGRSSEATFSSAFDKYEAIIRSLGALDPTGENLPTAQKQEAAKHCNCTIADVEDALAKFTWAKEAQKKIQKLKEEGKPMPKSFAEVMLLIVTLIPNYLVGFNLSSCEDILVC comes from the exons ATGCCTTCTCTTCGCATCCTAAACAAAATTTGTTATTCGATAAACCAAAATTGCAAGTACAAGTACCGAACAATCTCCTCCACGGCACAGTTGCAGGGTTCATGGATGGAGAAGGTCAAAAACGTCATCACGGGCCAAAAGAGCACGCCCCAGTCCCAGGGAGACGCTTCCCAAGTCACCTCCGATTCATTCACTTTGCTCC GTTTTGCGGACGAAATGAAGAATGCAAAGAGAATAGGCGCGTTTAAGGAGTTCATGGCTGGGCGAAGCAGCGAAGCCACTTTTTCCTCCGCCTTCGACAAATACGAAGCCATAATTCGATCTCTCGGTGCTTTGGACCCCACTGGAGAG AATCTCCCGACAGCTCAGAAACAAGAAGCGGCAAAACATTGTAATTGCACGATTGCTGATGTGGAGGATGCACTTGCCAAGTTTACTTGGGCCAAGGAAGCACAGAAGAAGATACAGAAgctaaaagaagaaggaaaaccaATGCCCAAAAGCTTTGCTGAAGTAATGCTTCTCATTGTTACTTTAATTCCTAACTACCTAGTTGGGTTCAATTTATCATCTTGTGAAGACATTTTAGTTTGCTGA